A genomic segment from Poecilia reticulata strain Guanapo unplaced genomic scaffold, Guppy_female_1.0+MT scaffold_181, whole genome shotgun sequence encodes:
- the LOC103460078 gene encoding isocitrate dehydrogenase [NAD] subunit alpha, mitochondrial isoform X1 — protein sequence MAAGSVWRSLVSQVMGGANRRPAGSSFSRGMQTVTLIPGDGIGPEISAAVVKIFDAAKAPVQWEERNVTAIKGPGGKWMIPADAKESMDRSKIGLKGPLKTPIAAGHPSMNLLLRKTFDLYANVRPCVSIEGYRTPYTDVDLVTIRENTEGEYSGIEHVIVDGVVQSIKLITEDASRRIAEYAFEYARNNQRSSVTAVHKANIMRMSDGLFLRKCREVAENFKDVKFTEMYLDTVCLNMVQEPTQFDVLVMPNLYGDILSDLCAGLIGGLGVTPSGNIGANGVAIFESVHGTAPDIAGLDLANPTALLLSAVMMLRHMGLHQHAAKIQTACFGTIKEKKVLTKDLGGNSKCSEFTAEICRRVQDLD from the exons ATGGCAGCAGGCAGCGTGTGGAGGTCACTG GTGAGCCAGGTGATGGGCGGAGCCAACAGGAGGCCGGCTGGCTCTTCCTTCTCCAGAGGG ATGCAGACGGTGACTCTGATTCCAGGGGACGGCATCGGCCCGGAGATTTCTGCTGCCGTGGTCAAGATCTTTGACGCGGCTAAG GCTCCGGTCCAATGGGAGGAGAGGAACGTGACGGCCATCAAGGGACCCGGAGGGAAGTGGATGATCCCTGCAGACGCCAAAGAGTCCATGGACCGCAGCAAGATCGGCCTGAAAG gtcCTCTGAAGACGCCCATCGCCGCCGGTCATCCATCCATGAACCTGCTGCTCAGGAAGACCTTTGACCTCTACGCCAACGTGCGTCCCTGCGTGTCCATCGAGGGCTACAGGACGCCGTACACAGACGTGGACCTGGTCACCATCCGGGAGAACACGGAGGGCGAGTACAGCGGCATCGAACACGTG ATCGTGGACGGCGTCGTTCAGAGCATCAAGCTGATCACGGAGGACGCCAGCAGACGCATTGCGGAGTACGCCTTCGAGTACGCCCGGAACAACCAGAGGAGCAGCGTGACGGCCGTCCACAAGGCCAACATCAT GCGCATGTCGGATGGGCTGTTCCTCAGGAAGTGTCGGGAGGTGGCCGAGAACTTCAAGGACGTGAAGTTCACGGAGATGTACCTGGACACCGTGTGCCTCAAT ATGGTTCAGGAGCCGACCCAGTTCGATGTCCTGGTCATGCCCAACCTGTACGGAGACATCCTCAG TGACCTGTGTGCCGGTTTGATTGGAGGACTGGGAGTCACTCCCAGCGGGAACATCGGCGCCAACGGAGTCGCCATCTTTGAGTCG GTGCACGGAACCGCCCCGGACATCGCGGGCCTGGATCTGGCCAACCCGACCGCCCTGCTGCTCAGCGCCGTCATGATGCTGCGCCACATGGGGCTGCACCAACACGCCGCCAAGATCCAGACGGCGTGCTTCGGCACCATCAAGGAGAAGAAG GTGCTGACCAAGGACTTGGGAGGAAACTCCAAGTGCTCAGAGTTCACCGCTGAAATCTGCCGTCGAGTCCAAGACCTGGACTGA
- the LOC103460078 gene encoding isocitrate dehydrogenase [NAD] subunit alpha, mitochondrial isoform X2 → MGGANRRPAGSSFSRGMQTVTLIPGDGIGPEISAAVVKIFDAAKAPVQWEERNVTAIKGPGGKWMIPADAKESMDRSKIGLKGPLKTPIAAGHPSMNLLLRKTFDLYANVRPCVSIEGYRTPYTDVDLVTIRENTEGEYSGIEHVIVDGVVQSIKLITEDASRRIAEYAFEYARNNQRSSVTAVHKANIMRMSDGLFLRKCREVAENFKDVKFTEMYLDTVCLNMVQEPTQFDVLVMPNLYGDILSDLCAGLIGGLGVTPSGNIGANGVAIFESVHGTAPDIAGLDLANPTALLLSAVMMLRHMGLHQHAAKIQTACFGTIKEKKVLTKDLGGNSKCSEFTAEICRRVQDLD, encoded by the exons ATGGGCGGAGCCAACAGGAGGCCGGCTGGCTCTTCCTTCTCCAGAGGG ATGCAGACGGTGACTCTGATTCCAGGGGACGGCATCGGCCCGGAGATTTCTGCTGCCGTGGTCAAGATCTTTGACGCGGCTAAG GCTCCGGTCCAATGGGAGGAGAGGAACGTGACGGCCATCAAGGGACCCGGAGGGAAGTGGATGATCCCTGCAGACGCCAAAGAGTCCATGGACCGCAGCAAGATCGGCCTGAAAG gtcCTCTGAAGACGCCCATCGCCGCCGGTCATCCATCCATGAACCTGCTGCTCAGGAAGACCTTTGACCTCTACGCCAACGTGCGTCCCTGCGTGTCCATCGAGGGCTACAGGACGCCGTACACAGACGTGGACCTGGTCACCATCCGGGAGAACACGGAGGGCGAGTACAGCGGCATCGAACACGTG ATCGTGGACGGCGTCGTTCAGAGCATCAAGCTGATCACGGAGGACGCCAGCAGACGCATTGCGGAGTACGCCTTCGAGTACGCCCGGAACAACCAGAGGAGCAGCGTGACGGCCGTCCACAAGGCCAACATCAT GCGCATGTCGGATGGGCTGTTCCTCAGGAAGTGTCGGGAGGTGGCCGAGAACTTCAAGGACGTGAAGTTCACGGAGATGTACCTGGACACCGTGTGCCTCAAT ATGGTTCAGGAGCCGACCCAGTTCGATGTCCTGGTCATGCCCAACCTGTACGGAGACATCCTCAG TGACCTGTGTGCCGGTTTGATTGGAGGACTGGGAGTCACTCCCAGCGGGAACATCGGCGCCAACGGAGTCGCCATCTTTGAGTCG GTGCACGGAACCGCCCCGGACATCGCGGGCCTGGATCTGGCCAACCCGACCGCCCTGCTGCTCAGCGCCGTCATGATGCTGCGCCACATGGGGCTGCACCAACACGCCGCCAAGATCCAGACGGCGTGCTTCGGCACCATCAAGGAGAAGAAG GTGCTGACCAAGGACTTGGGAGGAAACTCCAAGTGCTCAGAGTTCACCGCTGAAATCTGCCGTCGAGTCCAAGACCTGGACTGA
- the cog8 gene encoding conserved oligomeric Golgi complex subunit 8, whose protein sequence is MDVEDESILVSVFTDSFPDSWRDNPDFSAYLSELSACGLEKLGREPERLAEERNQILQQTRELAFSNYQTFIRTADCTEHIYRDFGRVEGSVSRLLDKLPRFGERCRTFMTEAEEIAVSRRMNSLTLNRHTEILEILEIPQLMDTCVRNGYYEEALELAAYVRRLERKHAALPVIQDIVRDVRQAAQLMLNQLLQQLRSNAQLPVCLRVIGYLRRMDVFTEAELRVKFLQARGGWLSSVLDAVPDDDPYVHVTKTVEACRVHLFDIITQYRAIFSDDDPLATAAGPAGAQGEAAIFHGWVAQRVAEFLVTLQRDLRRGVGPRLDSLLGQCMYFGLSFSRVGADFRGQLAPLFQQVALEAFQAALQEATRRFQEDMNRYTLVALPVALGGALAPVAPGIQPGTLQPPTALLDFPPLACFLNHVLSAFNDLRLCCPLGAAQDVSRSLEDVLRTVTRIIVAFHRAEQSAFSSREEDLFVQFCSSFADDLLPFLTRCLQVLFPPAQLALVLGVPASQLHRYGGLGRIDVSDILQPLDFILPQKEPEPEPLLPEQGSLTQPEPEPSQPGRTETAAELGADAE, encoded by the exons ATGGACGTGGAGGATGAGAGCATCCTGGTGTCCGTCTTCACGGACAGCTTCCCGGACAGCTGGAGGGACAACCCGGACTTCTCGGCTTACTTGTCCGAGCTCAGCGCCTGCGGCCTGGAGAAACTGGGCCGGGAGCCGGAGCGGCTGGCCGAGGAGCGGAACCAGATCCTGCAGCAGACCCGGGAGCTGGCCTTCTCCAACTACCAGACCTTCATCCGAACCGCGGACTGCACCGAGCACATCTACCGGGATTTCGGCCGGGTGGAGGGCAGCGTGTCCCGGCTGCTGGACAAGCTGCCCCGGTTCGGAGAGAGGTGCAG GACCTTCATGACGGAAGCGGAGGAGATCGCCGTCAGCCGGCGGATGAACAGCCTGACGCTGAACCGGCACACGGAGATCCTGGAGATCCTGGAGATCCCGCAGCTGATGGACACCTGCGTCCGCAACGGCTACTACGAGGAGGCGCTGGAGCTGGCTGCCTACGTCCGCCGGCTGGAGAGGAAGCACGCCGCACTACCTGTGATCCAG GACATCGTGCGGGACGTGCGGCAGGCGGCGCAGCTGATGCTcaaccagctgctgcagcagctgcgcTCCAACGCCCAGCTGCCCGTTTGCCTGCGCGTGATTGGCTACCTGCGGCGGATGGACGTGTTCACGGAGGCGGAGCTCCGCGTGAAGTTCCTGCAGGCGCGCGGCGGCTGGCTGAGCTCCGTGCTGGACGCCGTCCCCGATGACGATCCTTATGTTCACGTCACCAAGACGGTGGAGGCGTGCCGGGTTCACCTGTTCGACATCATCACGCAGTACCGCGCCATCTTCTCTGACGACGACCCGCTGGCGACCGCCGCGGGTCCCGCGGGCGCCCAGGGCGAGGCAGCCATCTTCCACGGCTGGGTGGCGCAGAGGGTGGCGGAGTTCCTGGTGACGCTGCAGAGGGACCTGCGGCGCGGCGTGGGGCCCCGGCTGGACTCGCTGCTGGGCCAGTGCATGTACTTCGGCCTGTCGTTCAGCAGGGTGGGGGCCGACTTCCGGGGCCAGCTGGCGCCGCTcttccagcaggtggcgctggaGGCCTTCCAGGCGGCGCTGCAGGAAGCGACGCGCCGCTTCCAGGAGGACATGAACCGCTACACGCTGGTGGCCCTGCCGGTGGCGCTGGGGGGCGCCCTGGCCCCCGTGGCCCCCGGCATACAGCCTGGTACCCTGCAGCCCCCCACCGCCCTGCTGGACTTCCCGCCGCTCGCCTGCTTCCTCAACCACGTCCTGAGCGCCTTCAATGACCTGCggctctgctgccccctgggGGCGGCACAGGACGTCAGCCGCAGCCTGGAGGACGTCCTGAGGACG GTGACCCGTATCATTGTGGCGTTCCACCGGGCCGAGCAGTCGGccttcagcagcagagaggaggatTTGTTTGTCCAGTTCTGCTCGTCGTTCGCCGACGACCTTTTGCCCTTCCTTACCCGCTGCCTGCAGGTTCTGTTCCCTCCGGCCCAGTTGGCGCTGGTTCTGG GTGTTCCTGCGTCTCAGCTGCACAGGTACGGCGGTTTGGGCCGCATCGACGTCTCTGACATCCTGCAGCCTCTGGACTTCATTCTCCCTCAgaaggaaccagaaccagaaccgctgcTGCCGGAGCAGGGCTCGCTCACGCAgcctgaaccagaaccttctcAGCCGGGCCGCACAGAGACGGCAGCAGAACTGGGGGCTGACGCAGAGTGA
- the nob1 gene encoding RNA-binding protein NOB1 has protein sequence MAPTLVEHVVADAGAFLKQAPLQEFGQNIYTLREVLDEIRDRTTRRSLAVLPYHLTFREPNPEHIRTVTEFSKKTGDYPSLSATDIKVLALTYQLQLEYVGSQNLKAEPDLKVTIQSTQRHPEAPVHIAGFHLPSRRTVDVTNAGHTRSEPSTQADLDQFNSFQFWRQPLPSLQGDLLDLLGPTGPVQQPDIPASSETDEDFSSFRFWRDPVPSVDQDLLALLDVGGASSQVEERRAGPGLAEDQSDDEDDDGWITPSNIRQVKMESSDWTEAADVRVGCLTTDFAMQNVLIQMGLHVLSVGGLVIRRARSYILRCHACFRTTSNMSKAFCPHCGNQTLKKLAVTVGDDGSIQMHFSKNPKVMNSRGTRHSLPLPRGGKHAANPHLVEDQRFPQQRLSRKARQKTDVFDPDYVAGASPFCQKDIYSRAANLQIRDGQSGAGRRRANPNAARRKFLKK, from the exons ATGGCGCCGACCCTGGTGGAGCATGTTGTCGCGGACGCTGGAGCGTTTTTAAAGCAAGCCCCGCTGCAG GAGTTCGGCCAAAACATCTACACCCTGCGGGAGGTTCTGGACGAGATCCGAGACAGAACCACCCGGAGGAGTCTGGCCGTCCTGCCGTACCACCTGACTTTCAGAGAGCCGAACCCGGAGCACATCAGAACCG TGACGGAGTTCTCCAAGAAGACGGGCGACTACCCCAGCCTGTCCGCCACCGACATCAAGGTTCTGGCTCTGACCtaccagctgcagctggagtacGTCGGGTCGCAGAACCTCAAGGCGGAACCGGACCTGAAG GTGACCATCCAGAGCACACAGCGCCACCCAGAGGCTCCGGTCCACATCGCGGGCTTCCACCTCCCCTCCAGG AGAACCGTGGACGTTACGAATGCCGGACACACTCGGTCGGAACCATCCACTCAGGCGGACCTGGACCAGTTCAACAGCTTCCAGTTCTGGAGGCAGCCGCTGCCGAGCCTCCAGGGAGACCTGCTGGACCTGCTG GGTCCGACCGGGCCGGTCCAACAGCCAGACATCCCGGCGTCCTCAGAGACGGACGAAGACTTCAGCAGCTTCCGGTTCTGGAGAGACCCGGTTCCCAGCGTGGACCAGGACCTGCTGGCCCTCCTG GATGTGGGCGGAGCCTCGTCCCaggtggaggagaggagggcGGGGCCTGGGCTGGCAGAGGACCAATCAGacgatgaggatgatgatggcTGGATCACTCCCAGCAACATCAGGCAGGTGAAGATGGAGTCGTCTGATTGGACGGAGGCGGCTGATGTCAGAGTGGGGTGCCTGACCACCGACTTCGCCATGCAG AACGTTCTGATCCAGATGGGCCTCCACGTTCTGTCCGTTGGCGGCCTGGTGATCCGCCGCGCCCGCAGCTACATCCTGCGGTGCCACGCCTGCTTCAG GACGACCAGCAACATGAGCAAAGCGTTCTGCCCTCACTGCGGCAACCAGACCCTGAAGAAGCTGGCGGTTACCGTTGGCGACGACGGCAGCATCCAGATGCACTTCTCCAAGAACCCCAAGGTCATGAACTCCCGAGGAACCAGG CACTCGCTGCCGCTGCCTCGCGGCGGGAAGCACGCCGCCAACCCCCACCTGGTGGAGGACCAGCGCTTCCCGCAGCAGCGTCTCTCCAGGAAGGCCCGGCAGAAGACGGACGTGTTCGACCCGGACTACGTGGCCGGAGCGTCGCCGTTCTGCCAGAAGGACATCTACAGCCGCGCCGCCAACCTGCAGATCCGCGACGGGCAGAGCGGCGCCGGCCGCAGGCGAGCCAACCCCAACGCCGCCCGCAGGAAGTTCCTCAAGAAGTGA
- the wdr59 gene encoding WD repeat-containing protein 59, which yields MAARWSSETVVVEFRDAQATAMSVDCLGSHAVLSGRRSLYLVNLDAPSEPSRKMGRHSKWDVGTVQWNPHRSQAHIFAASSNQRVDLYSWRDGCGETHTSLQGHTRVISDLDWSWFDPELLVSSSVDTYMYIWDTRDTRKPTVALSAVAGAAQVKWNRRNPHLLASSHDGDVRIWDKRKPNTAVEYLAAHLSKIHGLDWHRDNEFVFATSSQDNSVRFWDYRQPRKYLSVLSCQVPVWKARYTPFSSGLVTVMVPQLRRENSLLLWSVLDLNSPVHAFVGHDDVVLEFQWRPQKEGSRDFQLVTWSRDQTLRIWRVEPQLQKLCVSDLVDELMEDVSIAVETEKSLGTQQGGAPASDDPQGQAASRPDPTAGSGLTQTLQQEFSLVNLQIRNVNVEMDARNRSCVVSAHFGGQRVHLVVNFPVQYPNNAAPSFQFVAPTTIPSAMKTKIQKVLMDTSLQKVKRNQNCLEPCVRQLVSCLESDMTQEDGPASGPFVLSNPVAPSLQAFPRVTNTGRAGNHGNQAEEVKDLLPDWLLFLPFVLFSSVVFFSTNRCGPASSPLSSNQKLPMSTSRRWSVQTLHDWPKSRRFKTKREGAEYSSRPIKLAGKVIIQEISCLLPVHKALGESYILNMNDIQETCQKNAAAALAVGRRDLAKVSIPPSPRRFSEAVTPPEPLQSPSIVVYWWSCSGLLVLPLLAAPTLFVCVSVRDPEHSAPWGESSPDDYRYGNQSYMDPRERERELHDMNKRLLDPANTLQFDDFKKSYGEILYRWGLGDKRADVLKFTAGPPEPHKGIEFGLYCCHCRSQARGTQCAVCKRLTFQCAVCHVAVRGSSNFCLSCGHGGHTGHMMDWFRRQDECPAGCGCRCLLQSTF from the exons ATGGCGGCGCGGTGGAGCAGCGAGACTGTGGTGGTGGAGTTTCGGGACGCTCAG GCCACCGCCATGTCCGTGGACTGCCTGGGCTCCCACGCCGTGCTGTCAGG CCGGCGCTCCCTCTACCTGGTGAACCTGGACGCTCCGTCTGAGCCGTCCCGTAAGATGGGTCGCCACAGTAAGTGGGACGTGGGGACGGTCCAGTGGAACCCGCACCGGTCCCAGGCTCACATCTTCGCCGCCTCG AGCAACCAGCGAGTGGACCTGTACTCCTGGAGGGACGGCTGTGGAGAGACTCACACGTCCCTGCAGGGACACACCCGGGTCATCAG CGACCTGGACTGGTCCTGGTTCGACCCGGAGCTGCTGGTGTCCAGCTCAGTGGACACCTACATGTACATCTGGGACACCAG GGACACTCGGAAACCCACGGTGGCGCTGTCTGCCGTCG CCGGAGCCGCTCAGGTGAAGTGGAACCGGAGGAACCCACACCTGCTGGCGTCCAGCCATGACGGGGATGTCCGCATCTGGGACAAGAGG AAACCCAACACGGCGGTGGAGTACCTGGCCGCTCACCTGTCCAAGATCCACGGCCTGGACTGGCACCGAGACAACGAGTTTGTCTTCGCCACGTCCAGCCAGGACAACTCCGTCAGG TTCTGGGACTACCGGCAGCCCAGGAAGTACCTGAGCGTCCTGTCCTGCCAGGTGCCGGTGTGGAAGGCCCGCTACACG CCGTTCTCCAGCGGTCTCGTCACCGTCATGGTCCCTCAGCTGCGGCGGGAGAACAGTCTCCTGCTGTGGAGCGTTCTGGACCTCAACAGTCCCGTCCACGCCTTTGTTGGACACGATGACGTCGTCCTGGAGTTCCAGTGGCGTCCCCAGAAGGAAG GGTCCAGAGACTTCCAGCTGGTGACCTGGTCCCGGGATCAGACGCTGCGGATCTGGAGGGTGGAGCCTCAGCTGCAGAAG CTGTGCGTCAGCGACCTGGTGGACGAGCTGATGGAGGACGTGTCCATCGCCGTGGAGACGGAGAAGTCCCTGGGCACACAGCAGGGCGGGGCTCCGGCTTCGGACGACCCGCAGG GTCAGGCGGCGAGCCGTCCGGACCCGACTGCCGGTTCTGGTCTGACCCAGACTCTGCAGCAGGAGTTCTCCTTGGTCAACCTGCAGATCCGGAACGTCAACGTAGAG ATGGACGCCCGGAACCGGAGCTGCGTGGTGTCGGCCCACTTCGGCGGCCAGCGGGTCCACCTGGTGGTCAACTTTCCGGTCCAGTACCCCAACAACGCCGCGCCCTCCTTCCAGTTCGTCGCCCCGACGACCATCCCGTCCGCCATGAAGACCAAGATCCAGAAG GTCCTGATGGACACGTCTCTGCAGAAGGTGAAGCGGAACCAGAACTGCCTGGAGCCGTGCGTCCGGCAGCTCGTCTCCTGCCTGGAGTCAGACATG ACCCAGGAGGACGGTCCGGCGTCCGGCCCGTTTGTCCTGTCCAATCCCGTGGCTCCGTCCCTGCAGGCGTTCCCCCGGGTCACCAACACC GGTAGAGCTGGTAACCATGGTAACcaagcagaggaagtgaaagaCCTTCTTCCTGATTGGCTTCTCTTTCTTccctttgtgttgttttcctctgttgttttcttctcgACCAATCGCTGTGGCCCCGCCTCCTCCCCGCTCTCCTCCAATCAGAAGCTTCCCATGTCCACCTCCCGCCGCTGGTCTGTCCAAACCCTCCATGATTGGCCG AAATCGCGGCGCTTCAAGACGAAGCGGGAAGGAGCGGAGTACAGCAGCCGACCCATCAAGCTGGCCGGGAAGGTCATCATCCAGGAGATCTCCTGCCTGCTGCCTGTGCACAAGGCTCTGGGAGAGAGCTACAT TCTGAATATGAACGACATTCAGGAAACGTGTCAGAAgaacgcagcagcagcactcGCAGTGGGACGCAGAGACCTGGCCAAGGTGAGCATACCTCCATCTCCTCGCAGGTTCTCAGAAGCAGTCACACCACCTGAACCTCTCCAGTCTCCATCCATAGTGGTCTACTGGTGGTCCTGTAGTGGTCTACTGGTG ctccccctgctggccgcTCCAAccctttttgtctgtgtttcagTCAGAGACCCCGAGCATAGCGCCCCCTGGGGGGAGTCTTCTCCTGACGACTATCGCTATGGCAACCAGAGCTACATGGACCCTCGGGAGCGAGAGCGGGAGCTGCACGACATGAACAAGAG GCTGCTGGACCCGGCCAACACGCTGCAGTTCGACGACTTCAAGAAGAGCTACGGTGAAATCCTGTACCGCTGGGGTCTGGGCGACAAGCGGGCCGACGTCCTCAAGTTCACGGCCGGCCCGCCAGAACCGCACAAAGGCATCG AGTTCGGGCTGTACTGCTGCCACTGCCGCAGCCAGGCGCGCGGGACGCAGTGCGCCGTGTGCAAGCGGCTGACCTTCCAGTGCGCCGTGTGCCACGTCGCCGTGCGCGGCTCCTCCAACTTCTGCCTGAGCTGCGGCCACGGCGGCCATACTGGACACATGATGGACTGGTTCCGGCGCCAGGACGAATGCCCGGCCGGCTGCGGCTGCCGCTGCCTGCTGCAGAGCACCTTCTGA